TGGAGTTCCAAGCCTTTTCTGGAGAATCAACGTAAACTATACGACTAAAATTTCTGGTGGAGATACTACTTCCACTGTTATGGGTTACAAATGGTTAGACCAAGAGTGGCATTACACTGCTTGGACAGTTCCTACATACTTAGGGATTAAATTATACAATGCTGCAAACGACACTGCTGTGTACGTTGGAGCAGGGGTAAACTACTTCCAAGGATGGTGGGGAGTTTCTGGAACAATCAATAACCCAGGACTTCAAACTTTCGCTCCTGGAATTTTAGGACCTGGTGGAACTCTTCTTGGTGATGCTCCAAACCCTGGTGTTCATAAAGAAAACGTACGTTTTGGTGCAAGTGGAGTTGGTTTGAACTGGCTCGTAGGTGCACAAACAAAAGTGACTGACAAAGGTCACCTTTTCTTCGAATTGGAAACCATCCTTTCCGCTGGAATGGGAGTTGGTGGAGTTGCGTCAATCGGTGGAGCTTCTGCTCTTGCACCTTGGGTAGCATACCCAGTGGTAATCGGTGGACAAACTTACCGTGTAGGTTACAAAATCGAAATTTAATCAGCAAATCGCTGTTAAAGGAAAAAACCGGTGTTGGATTCCAACCCCGGTTTTTTTTTGCCCTTATCTTTTTAATTTCCCTTCTCTACTGATAAAGAAGGATCCAAACAGTGACAGCCTTAGTCTTTGGACATTAGAAGGTTTACAAACTTCGAATCTTTCTCGGTTATCAGATTAGAAGTATGTGTGTATAATTTGAGTTTTACATGCTTGTACAGATTCCATATTTCGGCATGGTGGTCTAGGGTCTCGGAAACAAATGCAAGTTTTGTTAAGAATAAAAAAGCACTTTGAAACGAACTAAATTGACAATCAAAACTAAGATAACTAATCTCCGTTTCTTTGTAATAAGTCCATCCTGGATAAGTATCAACCAAAGTCTGGATCACAGTTTCTGACAATACTTGGTTATTTTCTTTCATGTTTTTCCTTTCCGTTTATGAAATACGATCAAATACAGTCCAAGTAAAATAATAGCACCACCACCTAGTTTTTGCAAGTCGATCGGTTCCTTCATGAATAGTATCCCAACAAACATTAGAAATATTGGTTCGAATAGAAGGGTAGCATTCAATTTGCTGATTGGCAAATAATTGTGAGCTTCAAAATAAAATGCCCGCCCTAAAAAATACCCAAGTAAAGAACAAAATCCAAGGATACAAATGATGGTAATCGAAGGGACTTGGAAAGAACCAATGATTAGGGAATAAAATAAGAAAAAAATAGATAATAATAACAAACGTAAATAAGCATACTCCAATCCTAAAATTTCAGGGATATATTTTTTGATGAGATAACTTTGAATTGCAAATAAAAAAGCACTGAGTAAAATGTATAAGGCCGAAATCCAATGGATTTGTCCTTCTAAAGTAGAGATAAAGTAGATTCC
The sequence above is a segment of the Leptospira sp. WS39.C2 genome. Coding sequences within it:
- a CDS encoding porin OmpL1; the protein is MLKSLRFGMMGFLLLCLAGSLSAQSGPRSYFMVGLGMQFDLAQLGGTITKDGLDSGRPRLDGAGQPVGTPQKAIYAENTLISLKRTTGGAIGGKTNGAMVGGNVNVGYEKEGVFGVPSLFWRINVNYTTKISGGDTTSTVMGYKWLDQEWHYTAWTVPTYLGIKLYNAANDTAVYVGAGVNYFQGWWGVSGTINNPGLQTFAPGILGPGGTLLGDAPNPGVHKENVRFGASGVGLNWLVGAQTKVTDKGHLFFELETILSAGMGVGGVASIGGASALAPWVAYPVVIGGQTYRVGYKIEI
- a CDS encoding 4a-hydroxytetrahydrobiopterin dehydratase; translation: MKENNQVLSETVIQTLVDTYPGWTYYKETEISYLSFDCQFSSFQSAFLFLTKLAFVSETLDHHAEIWNLYKHVKLKLYTHTSNLITEKDSKFVNLLMSKD
- a CDS encoding DMT family transporter, with the translated sequence MTGNEKKGYFFVFLTGVFFAFEVIGFKEIFRKYNLSPEIAAFFGVGFAFLVVTPYFFTSSKRRNKVLLTIRRDGTILLIGTISNALGILLYYYALKQTDLGPAAILIKTTVLYNVILGVVFLGEVLKRREVLGILLSMVGIYFISTLEGQIHWISALYILLSAFLFAIQSYLIKKYIPEILGLEYAYLRLLLLSIFFLFYSLIIGSFQVPSITIICILGFCSLLGYFLGRAFYFEAHNYLPISKLNATLLFEPIFLMFVGILFMKEPIDLQKLGGGAIILLGLYLIVFHKRKGKT